In a single window of the Streptomyces sp. NBC_00094 genome:
- a CDS encoding ABC-F family ATP-binding cassette domain-containing protein: MAVNLVNVEAVSKVYGTRALLDGVSLGVSEGERIGVVGRNGDGKTTLIRMLAKLEEADTGRVTHSGGLRLGVLTQHDSLDPKATIRHEVIGVMADHEWAGSAKIRDVLTGLFGGLDLPGFEQGLDTVIGPLSGGERRRIALAKLLIDDQDMLVLDEPTNHLDVEGIAWLAKHLQERRSALVCVTHDRWFLDQVCTRMWDVQRGDVHEYEGGYSDYVFARAERERIAATEETKRQNLMRKELAWLRRGAPARTSKPRYRIEAANELIADVPPPRDTSELMKFANARLGKTVFDLEDVTVTAGPKTLLQHLTWQLGPGDRIGLVGVNGAGKTSLLRALADAAVSGGEEQPAAGKIVVGKTVRLAYLSQDVTELPATLRVLEAVQQIRDRVDLGKGREMTAGQLCEQFGFTKEKQWTPVGDLSGGERRRLQLLRLLMDEPNVLFLDEPTNDLDIETLTQLEDLLDGWPGSMVVISHDRFFIERTTDKTLALLGDQTLRMLPRGIDEYLERRRKMIEASVPTPSAAAAPQKAGVSAADARAAKKELQKVERQLDKVSQKEAKLHAQIADNATDFERVAKLDAELRELVGERDELEMRWLELAEDA, translated from the coding sequence GTGGCCGTCAACCTGGTCAATGTCGAGGCCGTCAGCAAGGTGTACGGCACCCGTGCCCTGCTCGACGGGGTCTCGCTCGGCGTCTCCGAAGGGGAGCGGATCGGGGTCGTCGGGCGCAACGGCGACGGCAAGACCACCCTCATCCGGATGCTCGCCAAGCTGGAGGAGGCCGACACCGGCCGCGTCACGCACAGCGGCGGGCTGCGGCTCGGCGTGCTCACGCAGCACGACTCGCTCGACCCGAAGGCCACCATCCGGCACGAGGTCATCGGCGTCATGGCCGACCACGAGTGGGCCGGCAGCGCCAAGATCCGTGACGTGCTCACCGGGCTCTTCGGCGGGCTCGACCTGCCCGGCTTCGAGCAGGGCCTCGACACCGTCATCGGCCCGCTCTCCGGTGGCGAGCGGCGCCGGATCGCGCTCGCCAAGCTCCTCATCGACGACCAGGACATGCTCGTCCTCGACGAGCCCACCAACCACCTCGACGTCGAGGGCATCGCCTGGCTCGCCAAGCACCTCCAGGAGCGCCGCTCCGCGCTCGTCTGCGTCACCCACGACCGCTGGTTCCTCGACCAGGTCTGCACCCGCATGTGGGACGTGCAGCGCGGTGACGTGCACGAGTACGAGGGCGGCTACTCCGACTACGTCTTCGCCCGCGCCGAGCGCGAGCGCATCGCGGCCACGGAGGAGACGAAGCGGCAGAACCTGATGCGCAAGGAGCTGGCCTGGCTGCGGCGCGGCGCCCCCGCCCGTACGTCCAAGCCGCGCTACCGCATCGAGGCCGCCAACGAGCTGATCGCCGACGTGCCGCCGCCGCGCGACACCAGCGAGCTGATGAAGTTCGCCAACGCGCGCCTCGGCAAGACGGTCTTCGACCTGGAGGACGTGACCGTCACCGCCGGTCCCAAGACCCTCCTCCAGCACCTCACCTGGCAGCTGGGCCCCGGCGACCGCATCGGCCTCGTCGGCGTCAACGGCGCGGGCAAGACCTCACTCCTGCGCGCGCTCGCCGACGCCGCCGTCTCCGGCGGCGAGGAGCAGCCCGCCGCGGGGAAGATCGTCGTCGGCAAGACCGTCCGGCTCGCCTACCTCTCGCAGGACGTCACCGAGCTCCCGGCGACGCTCCGCGTCCTGGAGGCCGTCCAGCAGATCCGCGACCGCGTCGACCTCGGCAAGGGCCGCGAGATGACGGCCGGCCAGCTCTGCGAGCAGTTCGGCTTCACCAAGGAGAAGCAGTGGACGCCGGTCGGCGACCTCTCCGGCGGTGAGCGCCGCCGCCTCCAGCTGCTGCGCCTGCTCATGGACGAGCCGAACGTCCTCTTCCTCGACGAGCCCACCAACGACCTCGACATCGAGACCCTCACGCAGCTGGAGGACCTCCTCGACGGCTGGCCGGGCTCCATGGTCGTCATCTCCCACGACCGGTTCTTCATCGAGCGCACCACCGACAAGACGCTCGCGCTGCTCGGCGACCAGACCCTGCGGATGCTGCCGCGCGGCATCGACGAGTACCTGGAGCGCCGCCGGAAGATGATCGAGGCGTCCGTCCCGACGCCCTCCGCGGCCGCCGCGCCGCAGAAGGCGGGGGTCTCCGCCGCCGACGCGCGTGCCGCGAAGAAGGAGCTCCAGAAGGTCGAGCGGCAGCTCGACAAGGTCTCCCAGAAGGAGGCGAAGCTGCACGCGCAGATCGCCGACAACGCCACCGATTTCGAGCGGGTCGCGAAGCTCGACGCGGAGCTCAGGGAACTCGTCGGTGAACGCGATGAGTTGGAGATGCGCTGGCTCGAACTGGCCGAGGACGCATAA
- a CDS encoding PQQ-binding-like beta-propeller repeat protein — MTQPPPPPPNQPPDPQGGFGAPTPPQQPPQEPGYGYPQQPPADPGYGYPQQPPAQPPYGYPAQPQPQQPQQYGGYQPQQPVQPPYGYPTQPQQPYGGYPGTVQAPVAAPGGKKLSAQLQIVIAAVVAVVLIVGVGIWYANSESGGGKDGEAKSSAGTSQGTSQGGSGGSGESKGTGGGGSEKPPADTQAKLTFQVPKPAVPDVTDVSGSWITDKAYVKTGINSIVGYDLAKGTPLWTLPLVGQICGVSRHVTADNKLPILFEASKRVAPRYYQQCTEVGLVDLDAGKLLWSTSITGGSAGDQKARFGEITVSGKTVAAGGNDGGAAFDVANGNPRWKPQVSDQNCYDMGYGGGAGLVAVRKCGPYDSQYVLIQNIDPMTGAPVSQYKMPTGVKYASIVSTKPLVVAADVGDSADDGSGISDFFSLDEKTGKLKAKITADADQYAGRCRSTKVESCTKVVVNGNRLYVPTEEHEGSTGEYGDETNELIAFDLTTGRTAPEKADAGDKYTLVPLRMDGGDIIAYKSPPYDKGGRIVAINGVTMKETLLLENPADPSINDIENSFSPDYSEILYRDGRLFMSAMMLSKPRASASPDDKEPLVVSYSTK; from the coding sequence ATGACACAGCCACCCCCGCCCCCGCCCAACCAGCCCCCGGATCCCCAGGGCGGCTTCGGCGCCCCCACGCCCCCGCAGCAGCCGCCGCAGGAGCCGGGATACGGCTACCCGCAGCAGCCTCCGGCCGATCCCGGCTACGGCTACCCGCAGCAGCCTCCGGCCCAGCCGCCGTACGGCTACCCGGCGCAGCCGCAGCCCCAGCAGCCCCAGCAGTACGGCGGTTACCAGCCACAGCAGCCGGTCCAGCCTCCGTACGGCTACCCGACCCAGCCTCAGCAGCCCTACGGCGGCTACCCGGGGACCGTCCAGGCCCCGGTCGCGGCGCCCGGCGGCAAGAAGCTGTCGGCGCAGCTCCAGATCGTGATCGCGGCGGTCGTCGCGGTCGTCCTGATCGTCGGCGTCGGCATCTGGTACGCCAACTCCGAGAGCGGCGGTGGCAAGGACGGCGAGGCCAAGAGCTCGGCCGGCACCTCGCAGGGCACGTCGCAGGGCGGCTCCGGCGGCAGCGGCGAGTCCAAGGGCACGGGCGGGGGCGGCAGCGAGAAGCCGCCGGCCGACACCCAGGCGAAGCTGACCTTCCAGGTGCCCAAGCCGGCGGTCCCGGACGTCACCGACGTCTCCGGCTCCTGGATCACCGACAAGGCGTACGTCAAGACGGGCATCAACTCGATCGTCGGCTACGACCTCGCCAAGGGCACGCCCCTCTGGACGTTGCCGCTGGTCGGCCAGATCTGCGGCGTCTCGCGTCACGTGACCGCCGACAACAAGCTGCCGATCCTCTTCGAGGCCTCCAAGCGGGTCGCGCCGCGCTACTACCAGCAGTGCACCGAGGTCGGCCTGGTCGACCTCGACGCGGGCAAGCTGCTCTGGTCGACCTCGATCACCGGCGGCTCCGCCGGTGACCAGAAGGCCCGGTTCGGCGAGATCACGGTCAGCGGGAAGACGGTCGCGGCCGGCGGCAACGACGGAGGCGCGGCCTTCGACGTCGCCAACGGCAACCCGCGGTGGAAGCCGCAGGTCAGCGACCAGAACTGCTACGACATGGGGTACGGCGGCGGCGCCGGCCTCGTCGCGGTCCGCAAGTGCGGTCCGTACGACAGCCAGTACGTGCTGATCCAGAACATCGACCCGATGACGGGCGCGCCGGTCTCGCAGTACAAGATGCCGACGGGCGTGAAGTACGCGTCGATCGTCTCCACCAAGCCGCTGGTCGTCGCGGCCGACGTCGGCGACAGCGCCGACGACGGCAGCGGCATCTCGGACTTCTTCTCCCTGGACGAGAAGACCGGCAAGCTGAAGGCGAAGATCACGGCGGACGCGGACCAGTACGCGGGCCGCTGCCGCTCGACGAAGGTCGAGTCCTGCACCAAGGTCGTCGTCAACGGCAACCGGCTGTACGTGCCGACCGAGGAGCACGAGGGCAGCACCGGGGAGTACGGCGACGAGACGAACGAGCTCATCGCGTTCGACCTGACCACCGGGCGGACGGCGCCGGAGAAGGCGGACGCGGGGGACAAGTACACGCTGGTCCCGCTCCGCATGGACGGCGGCGACATCATCGCGTACAAGTCCCCGCCGTACGACAAGGGCGGTCGGATCGTCGCGATCAACGGCGTCACGATGAAGGAGACGCTGCTCCTGGAGAACCCGGCGGACCCCTCGATCAACGACATCGAGAACAGCTTCTCGCCGGACTACTCGGAGATCCTGTACCGCGACGGACGGCTGTTCATGTCCGCCATGATGCTCTCCAAGCCGCGGGCGTCGGCATCGCCCGACGACAAGGAGCCTCTGGTGGTATCGTACAGCACCAAGTGA
- the galK gene encoding galactokinase: MNVAAGFEALYGAVPDGVWAAPGRVNLIGEYTDFNDGFVLPLALPHTTVAAVSRRDDGVLRLHSADIDGGIVQLDVEALEPLSGGGWAAYPAGVVWALREAGHPVTGADVHLTSTVPTGAGLSSSAALEVVTALALNDLFGLGLSRPELARLAQRAENAFVGVPCGVMDQMASACAEEGHALHLDTRDLSYRQVPFDLAREGLRLLVVDTRVKHALGDGAYAERRAGCEAGARALGVSALRDVSAVHLPESLARLSDETVLRYVRHVVTDNARVERVIALLDAGDTRAVGPVLTEGHASLRDDLRVSCPELDLVVEAANEAGALGARMTGGGFGGSAVVLVETDRAEAVAAAVGKAFAEAGYAAPGVFPAVPSEGARRL, translated from the coding sequence ATGAATGTCGCCGCCGGCTTCGAGGCGCTGTACGGCGCCGTGCCCGACGGGGTGTGGGCCGCCCCGGGGCGGGTCAACCTCATCGGTGAGTACACCGACTTCAACGACGGCTTCGTGCTGCCGCTCGCGCTGCCGCACACCACCGTCGCCGCCGTGTCGCGCCGCGACGACGGGGTCCTGCGCCTGCACTCCGCCGACATCGACGGCGGGATCGTCCAGCTGGACGTCGAGGCCCTGGAGCCGCTCTCCGGCGGCGGCTGGGCGGCCTACCCGGCCGGTGTCGTCTGGGCGCTGCGGGAGGCCGGGCACCCGGTGACGGGGGCGGACGTCCACCTCACGTCGACCGTGCCGACCGGCGCGGGGCTCTCCTCCTCGGCGGCCCTGGAGGTCGTCACGGCGCTCGCCCTGAACGACCTGTTCGGGCTCGGCCTGTCCCGCCCCGAACTGGCCCGGCTGGCCCAGCGCGCCGAGAACGCGTTCGTCGGCGTCCCCTGCGGGGTCATGGACCAGATGGCCTCCGCGTGCGCGGAGGAGGGCCATGCCCTCCATCTGGACACCCGTGACCTCTCGTACCGGCAGGTGCCCTTCGACCTGGCCCGCGAGGGGCTGCGGCTGCTCGTCGTCGACACCCGCGTGAAGCACGCGCTCGGGGACGGCGCGTACGCGGAGCGGCGCGCCGGTTGTGAAGCGGGTGCGCGGGCGCTCGGGGTGAGTGCCCTGCGCGATGTGAGCGCCGTGCACCTACCCGAATCCCTCGCACGTCTGAGCGATGAGACGGTTCTTCGGTACGTCCGGCACGTCGTCACGGACAACGCCCGGGTGGAGCGCGTGATCGCGCTCCTCGACGCCGGGGACACCCGTGCCGTCGGCCCGGTCCTCACCGAGGGGCACGCCTCCCTCCGGGACGACCTCAGGGTCTCCTGCCCCGAGCTGGACCTCGTCGTCGAGGCGGCGAACGAGGCCGGGGCGCTGGGCGCGCGGATGACGGGCGGCGGCTTCGGCGGCTCGGCCGTCGTCCTCGTCGAGACCGATCGGGCGGAGGCGGTCGCCGCCGCCGTCGGGAAGGCCTTCGCCGAGGCCGGGTACGCGGCCCCCGGCGTCTTCCCGGCCGTGCCCTCGGAGGGCGCCCGCCGGCTCTGA
- a CDS encoding LuxR C-terminal-related transcriptional regulator, which translates to MGVRLVVVDDHRLLAEALASALKLRGHRVLAAAAPVAGAAELVVGRAPEVCLLGTAAPAEPGAFDVVVRIKRERPQVAVVVLGPVPSPRGIAAAFAAGASGYVRHDERIEGVERAIVKARAGESAVAPQLLQAAFAELLDPAVREDDEGQRLLRLLTQREVEVLVRVAEGEDTRLIAAGMRIAPSTARTHVQRVLMKLGVGSRLEAAALAARTGLLDRAVPTQRGFRP; encoded by the coding sequence ATGGGCGTACGCCTCGTGGTGGTGGACGACCACCGACTGCTCGCCGAGGCGCTGGCCTCGGCGCTGAAGCTGCGCGGGCACCGGGTGCTCGCGGCGGCGGCGCCGGTGGCCGGGGCGGCGGAGCTCGTGGTGGGCCGGGCGCCGGAGGTGTGTCTGCTCGGCACGGCGGCCCCGGCCGAGCCGGGCGCCTTCGACGTGGTCGTACGGATCAAGCGGGAGCGGCCGCAGGTGGCCGTGGTGGTGCTGGGGCCGGTGCCGTCGCCGCGCGGGATCGCGGCGGCCTTCGCGGCCGGGGCCTCGGGGTACGTCCGGCACGACGAGCGCATCGAGGGCGTCGAGCGCGCGATCGTGAAGGCCCGCGCGGGGGAGTCGGCGGTGGCGCCGCAGCTGCTGCAGGCGGCCTTCGCGGAGCTGCTCGACCCGGCGGTACGGGAGGACGACGAGGGTCAGCGGCTGCTGCGGCTGCTCACCCAGCGGGAGGTGGAGGTCCTCGTCCGGGTCGCGGAGGGGGAGGACACCCGGCTGATCGCGGCGGGGATGCGGATCGCGCCGAGCACGGCACGGACGCATGTGCAGCGGGTCCTGATGAAGCTGGGCGTGGGCTCGCGCCTGGAGGCGGCGGCCCTGGCGGCCCGCACGGGGCTCCTCGACCGGGCGGTGCCGACGCAGCGGGGCTTCCGGCCGTAG
- a CDS encoding acyltransferase — protein MGSSNRLSARDLAAATPATRDRYVDLLRVASLAVVVLGHWLMAAVAGDGQVGNLLAVVPELQLVTWVFQVMPVFFFVGGFSHALAHRSRPAYASFLRARLQRLLRPTMVFVAVWGAAALVLQLTGADGGLTGVALRLVTQPLWFIGIYLAMVAFTPPLLRLHERWGWGAFAALAGGAVAVDVLRFAAHVPFVEFLNFAFVWLAVHQLGFLRADGMIRRPALLAGAGLVGAAALVALGPYPLSMVGMPGEEVSNMAPPTLALLCHGLWLVGAVELLRGPGARLVARAGVWRAVVAANGIAMTAFLWHLTAMLGVYGAMLASGMRLPDPASGTWWAQVPLRIGAAAVLTGVLVAVFRRFEAPLPTAPGTGEGGPVAALGISLALLGVLGLSMTGFGGLLTGHSATLIAVPVTAPAAVGLALAGWLLVERAGRRGAGDGRR, from the coding sequence ATGGGAAGCAGCAACCGCCTCAGCGCGCGTGACCTCGCCGCCGCGACCCCCGCCACCCGGGACCGGTACGTCGATCTCCTCCGCGTCGCCTCGCTCGCGGTCGTCGTCCTCGGCCACTGGCTGATGGCGGCGGTCGCCGGGGACGGGCAGGTCGGGAACCTCCTCGCCGTCGTCCCCGAGCTCCAGCTCGTGACCTGGGTCTTCCAGGTCATGCCGGTGTTCTTCTTCGTCGGCGGCTTCTCGCACGCCCTCGCCCACCGCTCCCGCCCCGCGTACGCGTCCTTCCTGCGGGCCCGGCTCCAGCGGCTGCTGCGGCCGACGATGGTCTTCGTCGCGGTGTGGGGCGCCGCCGCGCTCGTCCTCCAGCTGACCGGGGCCGACGGCGGGCTCACCGGGGTCGCGCTGCGCCTGGTCACCCAGCCCCTCTGGTTCATCGGGATCTACCTGGCGATGGTCGCCTTCACCCCGCCACTGCTGCGGCTGCACGAGCGGTGGGGCTGGGGCGCGTTCGCCGCGCTCGCGGGCGGGGCGGTCGCGGTGGACGTGCTGCGGTTCGCGGCACACGTGCCGTTCGTCGAGTTCCTGAACTTCGCGTTCGTCTGGCTGGCGGTCCACCAGCTCGGCTTCCTGCGGGCCGACGGCATGATCCGCCGCCCGGCGCTGCTCGCCGGCGCGGGGCTCGTCGGCGCCGCCGCGCTCGTGGCCCTCGGCCCGTATCCGCTGTCGATGGTCGGAATGCCCGGTGAGGAGGTCTCGAACATGGCGCCGCCGACCCTCGCCCTGCTCTGCCACGGCCTGTGGCTGGTCGGCGCGGTCGAGCTCCTGAGGGGGCCGGGGGCGCGGCTCGTCGCCCGGGCCGGGGTGTGGCGGGCGGTGGTCGCCGCCAACGGGATCGCGATGACGGCGTTCCTCTGGCACCTGACGGCGATGCTCGGCGTGTACGGGGCGATGCTCGCGTCCGGTATGAGGCTGCCCGACCCTGCCTCCGGCACCTGGTGGGCGCAGGTTCCGCTCCGGATCGGTGCGGCGGCCGTCCTCACCGGCGTACTCGTCGCCGTGTTCCGCCGCTTCGAGGCCCCGCTCCCGACCGCGCCGGGGACCGGCGAGGGCGGCCCCGTCGCGGCCCTCGGCATCTCCCTCGCCCTGCTGGGCGTCCTGGGCCTCTCCATGACGGGCTTCGGGGGCCTCCTGACCGGCCACTCGGCGACCCTGATCGCCGTACCGGTCACGGCCCCGGCGGCCGTCGGCCTCGCCCTCGCGGGCTGGCTGCTGGTGGAGCGGGCGGGGCGGCGCGGGGCCGGGGACGGTCGACGGTGA
- the galT gene encoding galactose-1-phosphate uridylyltransferase has translation MKKTVTTLADGRELIYYDSRDDVVREAVDPRPLTPVVSRSEIRYDELTGDAVAVASHRQARTYQPPADACPLCPGRDGRESEIPDASYEVAVFENRFPSLSGGLGRCEVVCFTDDHTASFADLTEEQARLVLDAWTDRTAELSALPGVRQVYCFENRGQEIGVTLPHSHGQIYAFPYVTPRTAQMRRRLDEHRAETGRNLFDDVVARERADGERVVLETEHWIAFVPYAAHWPYEVHLYPKRRVPDLLALDEAARTEFAQVYLELLRRFDRLFGPGEPPTPYIAAWHQAPFTDARREDFGLHLELFTVRRASGKLKFLAGTESGMGAFMNDVRPEDAARRIREVATA, from the coding sequence GTGAAGAAGACCGTCACCACGCTCGCCGACGGGCGCGAGCTCATCTACTACGACTCGCGCGACGACGTCGTGCGCGAGGCCGTCGACCCGCGCCCCCTCACCCCCGTCGTCTCCCGCTCCGAGATCCGGTACGACGAGCTCACCGGCGACGCCGTCGCCGTCGCCTCGCACCGGCAGGCCCGCACCTACCAGCCGCCGGCCGACGCCTGCCCGCTCTGCCCCGGCCGGGACGGCCGCGAGAGCGAGATCCCCGACGCGAGCTACGAGGTGGCGGTCTTCGAGAACCGCTTCCCCTCCCTCTCCGGAGGCCTCGGCCGCTGCGAGGTCGTCTGCTTCACCGACGACCACACCGCCTCCTTCGCCGACCTCACCGAGGAGCAGGCCCGGCTCGTCCTCGACGCCTGGACCGACCGGACCGCCGAACTCTCCGCCCTGCCCGGCGTCCGGCAGGTCTACTGCTTCGAGAACCGCGGCCAGGAGATCGGCGTCACCCTGCCCCACTCGCACGGCCAGATCTACGCCTTCCCGTACGTCACCCCCCGCACGGCCCAGATGCGCCGCCGCCTCGACGAGCACCGCGCGGAGACCGGACGGAACCTCTTCGACGACGTCGTCGCCCGTGAGCGCGCCGACGGCGAGCGGGTGGTCCTGGAGACCGAGCACTGGATCGCCTTCGTGCCGTACGCCGCGCACTGGCCGTACGAGGTGCACCTGTACCCCAAGCGCCGGGTGCCCGACCTGCTCGCCCTCGACGAGGCCGCCCGCACAGAGTTCGCACAGGTCTACCTGGAACTCTTGAGGCGCTTCGACCGGCTCTTCGGCCCGGGCGAGCCGCCGACGCCCTACATCGCCGCCTGGCACCAGGCGCCGTTCACGGACGCGCGGCGCGAGGACTTCGGACTGCACCTGGAGCTTTTCACCGTCCGACGGGCCTCTGGCAAGCTGAAGTTCCTCGCGGGCACGGAGTCCGGCATGGGCGCGTTCATGAACGACGTGCGGCCGGAGGACGCGGCCCGACGTATCCGAGAGGTGGCCACCGCATGA
- the galE gene encoding UDP-glucose 4-epimerase GalE has protein sequence MSTADPRTRRYLVTGGAGYVGSVVAAHLLERGHRVTVLDDLSTGFAEGVPEGAEFVEGRIQDAAKWLDSSYDGVLHFAAFSQVGESVAKPEKYWENNVGGTMALLAAMRTAGVRKLVFSSTAATYGEPESVPITESAPTAPTSPYGASKLAVDHMIGGECGAHGLAAVSLRYFNVAGAYGSLGERHEPESHLIPLVLQVALGRREAISVYGEDYPTPDGTCVRDYIHVADLAEAHLLALDAMTAGEHLICNLGNGNGFSVREVVETVRKVTGHPIPEITAARRPGDPAVLVASAEAARERLGWTPSRPDLADVVADAWAFARHRAEEARP, from the coding sequence ATGAGCACAGCCGATCCCCGAACCCGCCGCTACCTCGTGACCGGCGGCGCCGGTTACGTGGGCAGCGTGGTCGCGGCCCACCTCCTGGAGCGCGGCCACCGGGTCACGGTCCTGGACGACCTCTCCACCGGCTTCGCCGAAGGCGTCCCGGAGGGCGCGGAGTTCGTCGAGGGCCGCATCCAGGACGCCGCGAAGTGGCTGGACTCCAGCTACGACGGCGTCCTGCACTTCGCCGCCTTCTCCCAGGTCGGCGAGTCCGTCGCCAAGCCGGAGAAGTACTGGGAGAACAACGTCGGCGGCACCATGGCCCTGCTCGCCGCCATGCGGACGGCAGGGGTGCGCAAGCTGGTCTTCTCCTCCACCGCCGCGACCTACGGCGAGCCGGAGTCCGTGCCGATCACCGAGTCCGCGCCGACCGCGCCCACCAGCCCGTACGGGGCGAGCAAGCTGGCCGTCGACCACATGATCGGCGGGGAGTGCGGCGCGCACGGCCTGGCCGCCGTCTCGCTGCGCTACTTCAACGTGGCGGGGGCGTACGGCTCGCTCGGCGAGCGCCACGAGCCCGAGTCGCACCTGATCCCGCTCGTCCTCCAGGTCGCCCTGGGCCGGCGCGAGGCCATCTCCGTGTACGGCGAGGACTACCCGACCCCGGACGGCACCTGCGTCCGCGACTACATCCACGTCGCCGACCTCGCCGAGGCGCACCTCCTGGCGCTCGACGCGATGACGGCGGGCGAGCACCTGATCTGCAACCTCGGCAACGGCAACGGCTTCTCGGTCCGCGAGGTCGTCGAGACCGTACGGAAGGTCACCGGCCACCCGATCCCCGAGATCACCGCCGCGCGCCGCCCCGGCGACCCGGCCGTCCTGGTCGCCTCCGCCGAGGCCGCGCGGGAGCGGCTCGGCTGGACGCCGTCCCGCCCGGACCTGGCGGACGTCGTCGCCGACGCCTGGGCCTTCGCACGTCACCGCGCAGAGGAGGCCCGGCCATGA
- a CDS encoding PQQ-binding-like beta-propeller repeat protein produces MTQPPSNQPPGGFGAPQDPSQGLPPVPPVPPQAPQSPPSVPPQAPPAAAPGPYGQQPPQQQPGYGYPQQPGQPGPYGQPTPPPYGYPQQPTQQQQPGPYGQQPQQPGPYGQQQNPYGGYPTQPMYQGGPTPPPPGGGGLKGRTGVVAAVAAGAVLIAAVTTWAVVGGGDDEKDPIAQPTATASSSASSSGAPTPTESVDQGDGSGDGRGGDDDLNGGRQAGEAKVDWLLKNDVDLPRNGADVHGPWIVGDTVVKAMYKGIDGYSLSDGSKKWHVDVPFELCATPPAPSANGIMVVAYNDSAKDGAKCTGLQQIDLKTGKAGWKKAVPKATGLFAFSDNTLAISGNTVTAAGSSTAYGFSLTDGKQLFKGATTGCKPFAYAGGSKLIAAMDCPSGSTSKKIQAVGEVNPATGKPKYTFQLEANWEVDKVYSVDPLVVSATQREQKKWTIFALDAKGKLRSQIQGGKDKFAPSCGGSFVIFGKNLQGCTGVAADANTFYMATETSYGTPNEVVAFDLKTGKAKWRSKAPGEQSMIPLRMEGGQVLLYVDPSYDKGGAVATIAPTGGAPKIVLQHPASAATIENSFYDPGFAYGGGHFVVTSGRVSASNDKEEKQVKTMMSFSK; encoded by the coding sequence ATGACCCAGCCGCCCAGCAACCAGCCGCCGGGGGGCTTCGGAGCCCCCCAGGACCCGAGTCAGGGCCTCCCGCCCGTCCCGCCGGTCCCGCCGCAGGCCCCGCAGTCCCCGCCGTCCGTCCCGCCGCAGGCCCCGCCGGCCGCCGCGCCCGGGCCGTACGGTCAGCAGCCGCCGCAGCAGCAGCCCGGTTACGGCTACCCGCAGCAGCCCGGCCAGCCCGGCCCGTACGGGCAGCCCACGCCGCCGCCCTACGGCTACCCGCAGCAGCCGACGCAGCAGCAGCAGCCCGGGCCGTACGGCCAGCAGCCGCAGCAGCCGGGTCCGTACGGTCAGCAGCAGAACCCGTACGGCGGTTACCCCACGCAGCCCATGTACCAGGGCGGCCCCACCCCGCCCCCGCCCGGTGGCGGCGGCCTCAAGGGCCGTACCGGTGTCGTCGCGGCCGTGGCCGCCGGTGCCGTGCTCATCGCCGCCGTGACGACCTGGGCGGTCGTCGGCGGCGGGGACGACGAGAAGGACCCGATCGCCCAGCCGACCGCGACCGCCTCGTCCTCGGCCTCGTCCTCCGGGGCTCCCACGCCGACCGAGTCGGTGGACCAGGGCGACGGTTCGGGCGACGGCCGGGGCGGCGACGACGACCTCAACGGCGGCCGCCAGGCCGGCGAGGCGAAGGTCGACTGGCTGCTCAAGAACGACGTCGACCTGCCCCGCAACGGCGCCGACGTCCACGGCCCGTGGATCGTCGGCGACACCGTCGTCAAGGCGATGTACAAGGGCATCGACGGCTACAGCCTGAGCGACGGCTCCAAGAAGTGGCACGTCGACGTGCCGTTCGAGCTGTGCGCGACGCCGCCGGCGCCCTCCGCCAACGGCATCATGGTCGTCGCGTACAACGACAGCGCCAAGGACGGCGCCAAGTGCACCGGACTCCAGCAGATCGACCTGAAGACCGGTAAGGCCGGCTGGAAGAAGGCCGTGCCGAAGGCCACCGGCCTCTTCGCCTTCTCCGACAACACCCTGGCCATCAGCGGCAACACGGTCACCGCGGCCGGTTCCAGCACCGCCTACGGCTTCTCCCTCACCGACGGCAAGCAGCTCTTCAAGGGCGCCACCACCGGCTGCAAGCCCTTCGCCTACGCGGGCGGCAGCAAGCTGATCGCCGCCATGGACTGCCCCTCGGGCAGCACGAGCAAGAAGATCCAGGCGGTCGGCGAGGTCAACCCGGCCACCGGCAAGCCCAAGTACACCTTCCAGCTGGAGGCGAACTGGGAGGTCGACAAGGTCTACTCGGTCGACCCGCTGGTCGTCTCGGCCACCCAGCGCGAGCAGAAGAAGTGGACCATCTTCGCGCTCGACGCCAAGGGCAAGCTCCGCTCGCAGATCCAGGGCGGCAAGGACAAGTTCGCCCCGTCCTGCGGCGGCAGCTTCGTCATCTTCGGCAAGAACCTCCAGGGCTGCACCGGAGTCGCCGCCGACGCCAACACCTTCTACATGGCCACCGAGACCTCGTACGGCACCCCCAACGAGGTCGTCGCCTTCGACCTGAAGACCGGCAAGGCGAAGTGGCGTTCCAAGGCGCCGGGTGAGCAGTCGATGATCCCGCTGCGCATGGAGGGCGGGCAGGTCCTGCTCTACGTCGATCCGTCGTACGACAAGGGCGGCGCCGTCGCGACCATCGCCCCGACCGGCGGGGCGCCGAAGATCGTGCTTCAGCACCCGGCTTCGGCCGCCACGATCGAGAACAGCTTCTACGACCCGGGGTTCGCCTACGGAGGCGGCCACTTCGTCGTGACGAGCGGACGGGTCTCCGCGTCGAACGACAAGGAAGAGAAGCAGGTCAAGACGATGATGTCGTTCAGCAAGTGA